From a region of the Gordonia sp. PP30 genome:
- a CDS encoding DUF3043 domain-containing protein: protein MKMPWKSGADAAADSSADTAENASDAAADDDAKQSGATTPGKGRPTPKRRDSQRRRTGPVAPPPTTRAEARARKKAQKSTLTKEERKELRAERNKARADQREKMMEGDEKYMIARDRGPVRAYTRDLVDSRRNFAGLFMPFAVVLIVTMMIPSVSQYMSLVMLAFVVLMVIDSLILGRLVNKRVRERFPDSTDGGFRLGLYAFTRAMQLRMMRAPRPRVSLGAKV from the coding sequence GTGAAGATGCCCTGGAAATCCGGCGCGGATGCGGCCGCCGACAGTTCCGCCGACACCGCCGAGAACGCGAGTGATGCCGCCGCCGACGACGACGCGAAGCAGTCCGGCGCGACCACCCCCGGCAAGGGCCGCCCGACCCCCAAACGCCGCGATTCCCAGCGGCGCCGCACCGGACCGGTCGCACCGCCGCCGACCACGCGCGCCGAGGCCCGGGCCCGCAAGAAGGCCCAGAAGTCGACGCTGACCAAGGAAGAGCGCAAGGAGCTGCGCGCCGAGCGGAACAAGGCCCGCGCCGATCAGCGCGAGAAGATGATGGAGGGCGACGAGAAGTACATGATCGCCCGCGACCGCGGGCCGGTGCGTGCCTACACGCGCGATCTGGTCGATTCGCGGCGCAACTTCGCCGGGCTGTTCATGCCGTTCGCCGTCGTGCTGATTGTGACGATGATGATTCCGAGCGTCAGCCAGTACATGTCGCTGGTGATGCTGGCGTTCGTGGTGCTCATGGTGATCGATTCGCTGATCCTGGGCCGCCTGGTCAACAAGCGTGTGCGCGAGCGGTTCCCGGACAGCACCGACGGCGGCTTCAGGCTCGGTCTGTACGCGTTCACCCGGGCCATGCAGCTGCGCATGATGCGGGCGCCGCGGCCCCGGGTCTCGCTCGGCGCCAAGGTCTAG
- a CDS encoding branched-chain amino acid aminotransferase: MTLEFIRTDHPHPVSEGRRAEILEAPGFGNHFTDHMVTMDFDRERGWHRAKVTPYGPIALDPAAMVLHYAQEIFEGLKAYRQPDGSIAAFRPEANAARFATSAERLAMPPLPTGHFLDSLRELLAVDHGWVPAAGGEESLYLRPFMFATEPSLGVRPSNEYRYVLIASPAGAYFSGGVKPVSVYLCTEYVRASPGGTGAAKFGGNYAASLLAQAQAAEQGCDQVVWLDAVERTYIEEMGGMNLFFVFGSGSDAQIVTPELSGSLLPGITRDSLLTLAADAGYGVSERKISTRELREGVDSGAITEVFACGTAAVITPVGRVKSDTDDYLVGDGTTGPVTQALRDTLTGLQRGTFADRHGWMTTLYP; this comes from the coding sequence ATGACGCTGGAGTTCATCCGTACCGACCACCCCCATCCCGTCTCGGAGGGCCGTCGCGCCGAGATCCTGGAGGCGCCCGGCTTCGGCAATCACTTCACCGATCACATGGTGACCATGGACTTCGACCGGGAGCGGGGCTGGCATCGGGCGAAGGTGACCCCCTACGGCCCGATCGCCCTGGATCCGGCGGCGATGGTCCTGCACTACGCGCAGGAGATCTTCGAGGGACTGAAGGCGTACCGCCAGCCCGACGGCTCCATCGCCGCCTTCCGTCCGGAGGCCAACGCGGCGCGGTTCGCGACCTCGGCCGAGCGCCTGGCGATGCCGCCGCTGCCGACCGGGCACTTCCTCGACTCGCTGCGCGAGTTGCTCGCCGTCGACCACGGCTGGGTCCCGGCCGCCGGTGGCGAGGAGTCGCTCTACCTGCGTCCCTTCATGTTCGCCACCGAGCCGAGTCTCGGTGTCCGGCCGTCCAACGAGTACCGCTACGTGCTGATCGCCTCGCCGGCCGGCGCCTACTTCTCCGGCGGGGTGAAGCCGGTCAGCGTGTACCTCTGTACCGAGTACGTCCGGGCCTCGCCCGGCGGTACCGGCGCCGCCAAGTTCGGCGGCAACTACGCCGCGTCGCTGCTCGCCCAGGCGCAGGCCGCCGAGCAGGGCTGCGACCAGGTGGTCTGGCTCGACGCGGTGGAGCGCACGTACATCGAAGAGATGGGCGGCATGAACCTGTTCTTCGTGTTCGGCAGCGGCTCCGACGCGCAGATCGTCACCCCTGAGCTCTCCGGTTCGCTGCTGCCCGGCATCACGCGCGACTCGCTGCTCACGCTGGCGGCCGACGCCGGCTACGGCGTGTCCGAGCGCAAGATCTCCACCCGGGAACTGCGCGAGGGCGTCGACTCCGGCGCCATCACCGAGGTCTTCGCCTGCGGCACCGCCGCGGTGATCACCCCGGTCGGCCGCGTCAAGAGCGATACCGACGACTACCTGGTGGGCGACGGCACCACCGGCCCGGTGACCCAGGCCCTGCGTGACACCCTCACCGGCCTGCAGCGCGGCACCTTCGCCGACCGCCACGGCTGGATGACGACGCTCTACCCGTAG
- a CDS encoding adenosylcobinamide-GDP ribazoletransferase yields the protein MTARPGGVRLALSWLTVVPVPQPRSAPDRTDGRRVIAAVPVVGALLGAATAALAFGLGYTALPAPVIGALCVVFLALATRGMHLDGLADTADGLGCYGDPERVRAVMRSGDVGPFGAATLVLVLLLQALTVGGLAAESRWYDLAFAVFLGRVAVVIACRSGLPSANPDGFGALVAGTQRAAIAVWLVVAAIAVAGAGWLGAGAAPSFQLGVPIRAATALIVVVAFGYAFTRHCARRVGGVSGDVLGATIELSTTLALVVLLA from the coding sequence GTGACCGCGCGGCCGGGCGGGGTGCGGCTGGCACTGAGCTGGCTGACCGTCGTCCCGGTCCCCCAGCCGCGGTCGGCACCCGATCGCACCGACGGGCGCCGCGTGATCGCGGCCGTGCCGGTCGTCGGCGCACTGCTCGGCGCCGCGACGGCCGCACTGGCCTTCGGTCTCGGGTACACGGCGCTCCCGGCGCCGGTGATCGGCGCACTGTGCGTGGTCTTCTTGGCGCTCGCCACCCGCGGCATGCACCTCGACGGCCTCGCCGACACCGCCGACGGGCTCGGCTGCTACGGCGACCCCGAGCGCGTCCGTGCCGTGATGCGCAGCGGCGACGTCGGACCGTTCGGCGCCGCCACCCTGGTGCTCGTCCTCCTGTTGCAGGCCCTCACCGTCGGCGGTCTGGCGGCCGAGAGTCGCTGGTACGACCTCGCGTTCGCGGTCTTCCTCGGCCGGGTGGCCGTGGTGATCGCGTGCCGCTCGGGTCTGCCGTCGGCCAATCCGGACGGTTTCGGGGCGCTGGTCGCCGGTACGCAGCGCGCGGCGATCGCGGTGTGGCTCGTCGTCGCGGCGATCGCGGTGGCCGGGGCCGGGTGGCTCGGCGCCGGCGCGGCACCGTCCTTCCAGCTCGGCGTACCGATCCGCGCGGCGACCGCCCTGATCGTCGTCGTCGCGTTCGGTTACGCGTTCACCCGGCACTGCGCGCGCCGGGTCGGCGGCGTCTCCGGCGACGTCCTCGGCGCGACCATCGAGCTGTCCACGACACTCGCGCTCGTCGTGCTCCTCGCCTGA
- the gcvT gene encoding glycine cleavage system aminomethyltransferase GcvT, with protein sequence MTELLAGPIADRHAALGASFAEFGGWDMPVSYSGTSAEHAAVREAVGLFDVSHLGKALVAGPGAAALVNDTLTNDLGKITPGKAQYTLCCNDRGGVIDDLIAYLVSDDEVFLVPNAANTADVVAALAAVAPDGVAVTDQHRDYGVFAVQGPRAPEVLAALGLPTEMEYMAFADAELRAGDAVYPVRVCRSGYTGERGYEILPRWDDAGPVWDALLAEVTARDGQPCGLGARDTLRTEMGYALHGHELTEDITPVQARSSWAVGWNKPSFFGRDALLAEREAGPARRLAGLKATGRGVLRAGCTVHLMPGGPVIGECSSGTFSPTLKAGIALAFLDTLAGVSAGDEVVVDVRGRSVPAVVVNPPFVESHV encoded by the coding sequence ATGACCGAACTCCTCGCCGGCCCGATCGCCGACCGCCACGCCGCCCTGGGCGCCAGCTTCGCCGAATTCGGCGGCTGGGACATGCCCGTCTCGTACTCCGGAACCTCCGCCGAGCACGCCGCCGTCCGCGAGGCCGTCGGTCTGTTCGACGTCAGCCACCTCGGCAAGGCGCTGGTCGCCGGCCCCGGCGCCGCGGCCCTCGTGAACGACACCCTCACCAACGACCTCGGCAAGATCACCCCCGGCAAGGCCCAGTACACGCTCTGCTGCAACGACCGCGGCGGCGTGATCGACGATCTGATCGCCTACCTGGTGTCCGACGACGAGGTCTTTCTGGTCCCCAACGCGGCCAACACCGCCGACGTGGTGGCGGCGCTCGCCGCCGTCGCCCCCGACGGGGTGGCGGTGACCGATCAGCACCGCGACTACGGCGTCTTCGCCGTGCAGGGACCGCGGGCGCCGGAGGTGCTGGCGGCGCTCGGCCTCCCGACCGAGATGGAGTACATGGCCTTCGCCGACGCGGAGCTGCGTGCCGGGGATGCCGTCTACCCGGTGCGCGTCTGCCGCAGCGGCTACACCGGCGAACGCGGCTACGAGATCCTGCCGCGCTGGGACGACGCCGGCCCCGTCTGGGACGCCCTGCTCGCCGAGGTGACCGCGCGTGACGGTCAGCCCTGCGGCCTCGGCGCCCGCGACACGCTGCGGACCGAGATGGGCTACGCGCTCCACGGCCACGAACTCACCGAGGACATCACCCCGGTGCAGGCGCGCAGCTCGTGGGCGGTGGGCTGGAACAAGCCGTCGTTCTTCGGGCGGGACGCCCTGCTCGCCGAGCGCGAGGCCGGCCCGGCGCGGCGCCTCGCCGGCCTGAAGGCGACCGGCCGCGGCGTGCTGCGCGCCGGCTGCACCGTGCACCTGATGCCGGGCGGCCCGGTGATCGGCGAATGCTCCTCGGGGACTTTCTCGCCGACCCTGAAGGCGGGCATCGCCCTGGCCTTCCTGGACACCCTCGCGGGGGTCAGTGCGGGCGACGAGGTGGTGGTCGACGTGCGCGGCCGCAGCGTGCCCGCCGTCGTGGTGAATCCGCCGTTCGTCGAGAGCCACGTCTGA
- a CDS encoding glycerate kinase, giving the protein MTVGARVLVMPDSFGGTLDAVEAAAAIGAGWHAGRPHDAVALAPQSDGGPGFVEVLATAFGVRVRIQTVDGPLRTPVRASWLLHERTAYLEVAQACGLNLVPDPDPRTAVEADTAGVGDLIAAALLAGSRRIVVGLGGSASTDGGRGACERLGGPAAAARLCRDVELIVATDVDNPLLGADGAAVTFGPQKGADPAAVAFLEERMTRWADRLAAAGGRDVRDLPGAGAAGGLGAALLAAGARRVSGAGLIAELTRRPAAIADADLVITGEGRIDAQTGHGKVVDAIAAEATAAGVPLIVLVGESRLTDAEAARFGEVHSLTHHAGSRAAALANAGPELTSLTAELAAGWTGARGARSGY; this is encoded by the coding sequence ATGACGGTGGGGGCGCGGGTGCTGGTGATGCCGGACTCGTTCGGCGGAACGCTCGACGCGGTGGAAGCCGCGGCGGCGATCGGGGCCGGCTGGCACGCCGGCCGCCCGCACGACGCCGTCGCGCTCGCCCCGCAATCCGACGGCGGCCCGGGTTTCGTCGAGGTGCTGGCCACCGCGTTCGGCGTCCGGGTCCGCATCCAGACGGTCGACGGCCCGCTGCGCACCCCGGTGCGGGCGTCGTGGCTGCTGCACGAGCGCACCGCCTACCTGGAGGTGGCCCAGGCGTGCGGCCTGAACCTGGTTCCCGACCCGGACCCGCGCACCGCCGTCGAGGCCGACACCGCGGGCGTCGGCGACCTGATCGCGGCGGCGCTGCTGGCCGGGAGCCGCCGCATCGTCGTCGGACTCGGCGGTTCGGCCAGCACCGACGGCGGGCGAGGGGCCTGCGAGAGGCTCGGCGGGCCGGCCGCCGCGGCCCGGCTGTGCCGCGACGTGGAACTCATCGTGGCCACCGACGTCGACAATCCGCTGCTCGGCGCCGACGGTGCGGCTGTCACCTTCGGGCCGCAGAAGGGTGCCGATCCGGCGGCCGTGGCGTTCCTCGAGGAGCGGATGACCCGCTGGGCGGACCGGCTGGCCGCGGCCGGTGGCCGCGATGTGCGCGATCTGCCGGGTGCCGGAGCGGCCGGTGGACTCGGCGCGGCGCTCCTGGCCGCCGGAGCCCGCCGGGTCTCCGGGGCCGGTCTCATCGCCGAGCTGACGCGGCGACCCGCGGCGATCGCCGACGCCGACCTGGTGATCACTGGGGAGGGCCGGATCGACGCGCAGACCGGTCACGGCAAGGTGGTCGACGCGATCGCGGCCGAGGCGACGGCCGCGGGCGTCCCGCTGATCGTGCTGGTCGGCGAGTCACGGTTGACCGACGCCGAGGCGGCGCGGTTCGGTGAGGTCCATTCGCTGACCCATCACGCCGGGTCGCGCGCCGCCGCACTCGCGAACGCCGGGCCGGAGCTGACCAGCCTCACCGCGGAGCTGGCCGCGGGGTGGACCGGCGCGCGTGGCGCTCGTTCCGGCTATTGA
- the cobT gene encoding nicotinate-nucleotide--dimethylbenzimidazole phosphoribosyltransferase, translating into MRTLILGGTRSGKSARAEALLAGPPAVRYLATGAVPGGDESWARRVQAHRDRRDTRFTTVETTDLAGQLRDGDGVPTLIDDLGNWVTALLDATGGWDDPGADLGAEITELATAVAAYDGDLVIVSPEVGLSVVPSTNAGRRFADVLGAANLAVAAACDDVELVVAGRILQPVATTGPLSRRQTEADPHRPAPPSEAAPDQPAPPSEVRAELEPGPEHAGRSLRRPAAEGSKRPPATAAGPTDADFPPVDLPDETVAEQARARLLTLTKPPGSLGRLEDLVVWVSSCQGVCPPRRIVAPQVAVFAGDHGVARDGVSAFPPEVTAQMVANIASGGAAVNVLARRAGAAVQVLDMSVDTDDADPVVARYKVRRSTGDLRRGQAMTLDEARRSVAAGRAVADELVDAGADLLIAGDMGIGNTTPAAVLTGIVTGKEPVVVVGRGTGIDDAAWIRKTAAIRDGMRFGRPHRHDPLNLLAAVAGPDLAAMAGFLAQAAVRRTPAILDGMVVTSAALVANLLAPGASAWWCAGHRSTEPAHGFALLELGLEPILDLSMRLGEGSGAVTALPVVTDAVDILIDMATFTSAGVDDGS; encoded by the coding sequence ATGCGCACACTGATCCTCGGCGGCACCCGGTCGGGCAAGTCGGCGCGGGCCGAGGCGCTCCTCGCCGGCCCGCCCGCCGTCCGCTATCTCGCGACGGGTGCGGTGCCCGGCGGCGACGAGTCGTGGGCGCGCCGCGTCCAGGCCCACCGCGACCGGCGCGACACCCGGTTCACCACCGTCGAGACGACCGATCTGGCCGGGCAGCTACGCGACGGTGACGGGGTGCCGACCCTGATCGACGACCTCGGGAACTGGGTCACCGCCCTGCTCGACGCCACCGGCGGCTGGGACGATCCCGGCGCCGATCTCGGCGCGGAGATCACCGAGCTGGCGACCGCGGTCGCCGCCTACGACGGCGACCTGGTGATCGTGAGCCCGGAGGTCGGGCTGTCCGTGGTGCCGTCCACCAACGCCGGCCGCCGCTTCGCCGACGTCCTGGGCGCGGCGAATCTGGCCGTCGCGGCGGCGTGCGACGACGTCGAGCTGGTGGTGGCCGGGCGGATCCTGCAGCCCGTGGCCACGACCGGGCCGCTGTCACGCCGGCAGACCGAGGCCGACCCTCACCGGCCCGCCCCGCCGAGCGAGGCCGCCCCTGACCAGCCCGCCCCGCCGAGCGAGGTGCGAGCCGAGCTCGAGCCTGGCCCTGAGCATGCGGGGCGGAGCCTGCGACGGCCCGCGGCCGAAGGGTCGAAACGACCCCCCGCAACCGCGGCGGGCCCCACCGACGCCGACTTCCCCCCGGTCGACCTGCCCGACGAGACCGTCGCCGAACAGGCCCGGGCGCGCCTGCTGACGCTCACCAAGCCGCCGGGCTCACTCGGCCGCCTGGAGGACCTCGTCGTCTGGGTCTCGTCGTGCCAGGGCGTCTGTCCGCCGCGGCGGATCGTCGCCCCGCAGGTGGCGGTCTTCGCCGGCGACCACGGGGTGGCCCGCGACGGGGTGTCCGCGTTCCCGCCGGAGGTCACCGCGCAGATGGTCGCCAACATCGCCTCGGGCGGCGCCGCGGTCAACGTGCTGGCGCGCCGCGCCGGCGCGGCGGTCCAGGTGCTGGACATGTCCGTCGACACCGATGACGCCGATCCCGTCGTGGCCCGCTACAAGGTGCGCCGCAGCACCGGCGACCTGCGGCGCGGGCAGGCGATGACGCTGGACGAGGCGCGCCGCAGCGTCGCCGCCGGGCGGGCCGTCGCCGACGAACTGGTCGATGCGGGCGCCGATCTGCTGATCGCCGGGGACATGGGCATCGGCAACACCACCCCGGCCGCCGTGCTGACCGGGATCGTCACCGGCAAGGAGCCGGTGGTCGTGGTCGGCCGCGGCACCGGCATCGACGACGCCGCCTGGATCCGCAAGACCGCCGCGATCCGCGACGGCATGCGCTTCGGCCGCCCTCACCGGCACGACCCGCTGAATCTGCTCGCGGCCGTCGCCGGGCCCGATCTCGCCGCCATGGCGGGCTTCCTCGCCCAGGCCGCGGTCCGTCGTACCCCGGCGATCCTGGACGGCATGGTCGTGACGTCGGCCGCGCTGGTCGCGAATCTGCTCGCACCGGGCGCGAGCGCCTGGTGGTGCGCGGGACACCGGTCCACCGAACCGGCGCACGGCTTCGCACTGCTCGAGCTCGGGCTGGAACCGATCCTCGACCTCTCGATGCGGCTCGGCGAGGGCTCCGGCGCGGTGACCGCGCTGCCCGTCGTCACCGACGCGGTCGACATCCTGATCGACATGGCGACGTTCACCTCGGCCGGCGTCGACGACGGATCGTGA
- a CDS encoding TetR/AcrR family transcriptional regulator has product MTSGGTRHGHEQLLLAGERLIAERGPDVALRDIALAAGQRNNSAVHYHFGSRDGLIVGIVERRQAGLDQQRMSMLADIATGETEPVGLPALVRVLVEPMFTVPYAQGSTHYARFLDRVRTHPEVLTAQRLDRWPATDKLARLLHAEMRDLPPDERVHRLTGTTSALFALLADYEATHAGDPAAMDPDRQRSIIAMTTGMLGYRADE; this is encoded by the coding sequence ATGACCTCCGGCGGTACCCGACACGGACACGAACAGCTCCTGCTCGCGGGCGAACGATTGATCGCCGAACGCGGCCCGGACGTCGCTCTGCGCGACATCGCCCTGGCCGCCGGCCAGCGCAACAACTCCGCGGTGCACTATCACTTCGGTTCCCGCGACGGGCTGATCGTCGGGATCGTCGAACGCCGGCAGGCCGGCCTCGACCAGCAGCGCATGTCGATGCTCGCCGACATCGCGACCGGCGAGACGGAGCCGGTCGGCCTGCCCGCGCTGGTACGCGTGCTGGTGGAACCGATGTTCACGGTGCCGTACGCGCAGGGCTCCACGCACTACGCACGGTTCCTCGATCGGGTACGCACCCACCCGGAGGTCCTCACCGCCCAGCGTCTCGACCGCTGGCCCGCCACCGACAAGCTCGCGCGCCTCCTGCACGCGGAGATGCGCGATCTTCCGCCCGACGAGCGGGTGCACCGGCTGACCGGGACCACGAGCGCGCTGTTCGCCCTGCTCGCCGACTACGAAGCCACCCACGCGGGCGACCCCGCCGCCATGGATCCCGATCGGCAGCGGTCGATCATCGCGATGACCACCGGCATGCTCGGCTACCGGGCCGACGAGTGA
- a CDS encoding leucyl aminopeptidase, whose amino-acid sequence MSSNDILNRARGPRIDLATGLTKNDDVLVIGLLTGDTDDDAKTSPTDPDPVLLLTDDLLDDEAAEALTAALRAVRASGKTGQVVTVPAPAALPVRLVVAVGLGAAEDAEDAETVRQAAGDAIRTLDGAGPVVSTLSAAGLGAAAEGFYLGAYRFDEFRSAASRSPKEPAGEISLLVPQKTKQARAELDHALVVADAVALARDFVNTPPSHLYPGEFADRARRAGGAAGLTVEILDEEALAAGGYGGIVGVGQGSSRPPRLVRLAYTPSAKNDARKKVALVGKGVTFDTGGISIKPAAGMDHMTSDMGGAAAVIATVIAAARLGLDVAVTATVPMAENMPSGTAQRPGDVLTQYGGTTVEVLNTDAEGRLILADAIAAACEDDPDYLIDTATLTGAQMVALGTRTPGVLGTDEFRDRVAAISRAVGENGWAMPLPAELRSDLNSRVADLANVTNHRWGGMLSAAIFLREFVSDGVGWAHLDVAGPAFNTGGPWGYTPKGGTGVPVRTLIAVLEDIAEAG is encoded by the coding sequence GTGAGCAGCAACGACATCCTGAACCGTGCCCGCGGACCCCGCATCGACCTCGCCACCGGCCTGACCAAGAACGACGACGTTCTGGTGATCGGCCTCCTCACCGGCGACACCGACGACGACGCGAAGACGTCGCCGACCGACCCGGATCCGGTCCTGCTCCTGACCGACGACCTGCTCGACGACGAGGCCGCCGAGGCCCTCACGGCGGCGCTCCGCGCCGTGCGCGCCAGCGGTAAGACCGGCCAGGTGGTGACCGTTCCCGCCCCCGCGGCCCTGCCCGTGCGGCTCGTCGTGGCGGTCGGACTCGGTGCGGCCGAGGACGCCGAGGACGCCGAGACCGTGCGGCAGGCGGCCGGTGACGCGATCCGCACCCTCGACGGCGCCGGCCCGGTGGTGTCGACGCTGTCCGCGGCCGGTCTCGGTGCCGCCGCGGAGGGTTTCTACCTCGGCGCCTACCGGTTCGACGAGTTCCGTTCGGCGGCGTCCCGATCGCCGAAGGAGCCGGCCGGTGAGATCTCGCTCCTGGTCCCCCAGAAGACCAAGCAGGCGCGGGCCGAACTCGACCACGCGCTCGTCGTCGCCGACGCCGTCGCGCTGGCCCGCGACTTCGTCAACACCCCGCCCAGCCACCTCTACCCCGGTGAGTTCGCCGACCGCGCACGACGCGCGGGCGGTGCGGCCGGCCTGACCGTGGAGATCCTCGACGAGGAGGCGCTCGCGGCGGGCGGCTACGGCGGCATCGTCGGCGTCGGACAGGGCAGTTCCCGGCCACCGCGCCTCGTGCGGCTCGCCTACACGCCGTCGGCCAAGAACGACGCCCGCAAGAAGGTCGCGCTGGTCGGCAAGGGCGTCACCTTCGACACCGGCGGCATCTCCATCAAGCCGGCCGCCGGCATGGATCACATGACCTCCGACATGGGCGGCGCGGCCGCGGTGATCGCGACGGTCATCGCCGCCGCGCGGCTCGGGCTCGACGTGGCCGTGACCGCCACCGTGCCGATGGCCGAGAACATGCCGTCGGGCACCGCGCAGCGGCCCGGCGACGTCCTGACGCAGTACGGCGGCACCACCGTCGAGGTGCTCAACACCGACGCGGAGGGCCGGCTGATCCTCGCCGACGCCATCGCGGCGGCCTGCGAGGACGACCCCGACTACCTGATCGACACCGCCACCCTGACCGGCGCCCAGATGGTCGCCCTGGGCACCCGCACCCCCGGCGTGCTCGGCACGGACGAGTTCCGCGACCGGGTCGCCGCGATCTCCCGCGCCGTGGGCGAGAACGGATGGGCGATGCCGCTGCCCGCCGAGCTCCGGTCGGACCTCAACTCGCGCGTCGCCGACCTGGCGAATGTCACCAATCACCGCTGGGGCGGCATGCTCAGCGCCGCCATCTTCCTGCGCGAATTCGTGAGCGACGGCGTCGGCTGGGCCCACCTCGACGTCGCCGGGCCGGCGTTCAACACCGGCGGCCCGTGGGGCTACACGCCGAAGGGCGGGACCGGTGTCCCGGTGCGCACGCTGATCGCCGTGCTGGAGGACATCGCCGAGGCCGGCTGA
- a CDS encoding SDR family oxidoreductase: MEADTKRGAVVLGGSRGIGLAAARALAGAGSDVVIGYRSDHAAADEAADSIAAESGRRVRSVCADLADIARTREAIGAAAQWLGGTIDVLCIPAGIEHLEHIDEATPEIYDTVFGTNTRGVYFAIQSALPFIPDGGRIVCLSSISASTPFANHAIYSASKAAVEAFVGCLAVDLAARSITVNAVAPGGTHTGLALDTAQRFGAHLDPRMFHLPFGRLAEPAEIASVIEFLASPAAGWITGQTVRVAGGQ; encoded by the coding sequence ATGGAGGCAGACACGAAGCGCGGGGCCGTCGTCCTCGGCGGGAGCCGCGGCATCGGCCTCGCGGCCGCGCGCGCTCTCGCCGGCGCCGGTTCGGATGTGGTGATCGGCTACCGCTCCGACCACGCCGCCGCGGACGAGGCCGCCGACTCGATCGCCGCGGAATCCGGGCGCCGGGTCCGGAGCGTGTGCGCCGACCTCGCCGACATCGCACGCACACGAGAGGCGATCGGCGCTGCGGCGCAGTGGCTCGGCGGCACGATCGACGTGCTCTGCATTCCGGCCGGCATCGAGCACCTCGAACACATCGACGAGGCCACCCCGGAGATCTACGACACGGTCTTCGGCACCAACACCCGGGGCGTCTACTTCGCGATCCAGAGTGCCCTGCCGTTCATACCCGACGGCGGGCGCATCGTGTGTCTGTCGTCGATCAGCGCCAGCACGCCGTTCGCCAACCATGCGATCTACAGTGCGAGCAAGGCGGCGGTCGAAGCCTTCGTCGGCTGCCTGGCCGTCGACCTGGCCGCGCGATCGATCACCGTGAACGCCGTGGCACCGGGCGGCACCCACACCGGGCTCGCGCTGGACACCGCGCAGCGCTTCGGCGCGCACCTCGATCCCCGGATGTTCCATCTGCCGTTCGGCCGCCTCGCCGAACCGGCCGAGATCGCCTCGGTCATCGAATTCCTCGCCTCACCGGCGGCCGGCTGGATCACCGGCCAGACCGTCCGGGTGGCCGGCGGTCAATAG